One region of Streptomyces capillispiralis genomic DNA includes:
- a CDS encoding isocitrate lyase/PEP mutase family protein, whose protein sequence is MTAFADLHHAAEPLLLPNAWDHASALALAAEGFRAVGTTSLAVAAAAGLPDGAAATREQTLLLALTLGSAPLLLSVDAEGGFSDDPDEVAELARKLYALGAAGINLEDGLGPADRHAAKIAAVRAAAPGLFVNARTDTYWLGDGEDTARRLDAYVRAGAHGVFVPGLGDPRAIAALVRGLDGVPLNILYTPTGPSVPHLADLGVRRVSLGSLLYRRALGAAVEAALEIRAGRPPGEGAAPSYEEIQRFGRRAEGERPW, encoded by the coding sequence CGGAACCCCTGCTGCTGCCCAACGCCTGGGACCACGCCTCCGCGCTGGCCCTGGCCGCCGAGGGGTTCCGGGCCGTCGGCACCACGAGTCTGGCCGTCGCGGCGGCGGCCGGACTGCCCGACGGGGCGGCCGCCACCCGGGAGCAGACGCTGCTGCTCGCGCTCACCCTCGGCTCCGCGCCCCTCCTGCTGTCCGTGGACGCCGAGGGCGGATTCAGCGACGACCCCGACGAGGTGGCCGAACTGGCCCGGAAGCTGTACGCGCTGGGCGCCGCCGGCATCAACCTGGAGGACGGACTCGGGCCGGCCGACCGGCACGCGGCGAAGATCGCCGCCGTCCGGGCGGCCGCCCCCGGCCTCTTCGTGAACGCCCGCACCGACACCTACTGGCTCGGCGACGGCGAGGACACCGCACGCCGTCTCGACGCCTACGTGCGGGCCGGCGCCCACGGCGTCTTCGTCCCCGGACTCGGCGACCCGCGCGCGATCGCCGCCCTGGTGCGTGGCTTGGACGGCGTGCCCCTCAACATCCTCTACACGCCCACCGGGCCGTCCGTCCCCCACCTCGCCGACCTCGGTGTCCGCCGTGTCAGCCTCGGCTCGCTGCTGTACCGGCGGGCGCTCGGCGCGGCCGTGGAGGCGGCGCTGGAGATCCGGGCCGGCCGGCCGCCGGGGGAGGGCGCGGCACCGTCGTACGAGGAGATCCAGAGGTTCGGCCGACGGGCCGAGGGGGAGCGACCCTGGTAG
- a CDS encoding terpene cyclase/mutase family protein, whose translation MSQQHLQRGPLRPVRTDPPPPEPDGGGDSRPGRFVGWLGGLGCAAAGYGVFQFLFQVLPGSLGGEAAKYLIASVSGFATALAAWLAAALVRARAAEAARPAAAPPPVAAPAPGPLPQVFAAAYDTLVGQVAVVDDPDRGRLTGWSHSLGESTPSRPTSVGTAYGLQIMLDLGMTDGRLRPGDLVDTLWRLRLPGGGWSARSQGAEARPEVTALVLGALARAGVPAQRLAREVDHCTAAFTRERDHAGRESTHVVTTVLRGLLRAAPHGAALPTLREALVDGAVSDPGRDHLRCWGYRLDPPYGPPSPLHTAQAVVALERAARVLGESEAVRAAREDGVRWLLSCPDAPHHACLDLENLREEVRRPRPDDPARHEVLNVRHFTATWIVRALLSRGALEVARQDGLEETWRDLLDGAVAAVWAGQRDGIWSWERGDSTELRHPMWMTYQGLAALRGHAVWTYRPDETTTA comes from the coding sequence ATGTCCCAACAGCACCTGCAGCGCGGCCCCTTGAGGCCCGTGCGCACGGATCCGCCGCCCCCGGAGCCGGACGGCGGCGGGGACTCCCGCCCCGGGCGGTTCGTGGGCTGGCTCGGCGGCCTCGGGTGCGCCGCCGCCGGCTACGGGGTGTTCCAGTTCCTGTTCCAGGTGCTGCCCGGTTCGCTGGGCGGGGAGGCGGCGAAGTACCTGATCGCCTCGGTGAGCGGGTTCGCCACGGCGCTCGCCGCGTGGCTGGCGGCCGCGCTGGTGCGGGCCCGCGCCGCCGAGGCCGCCCGCCCCGCCGCCGCGCCGCCGCCCGTGGCCGCCCCCGCGCCCGGACCGCTGCCGCAGGTGTTCGCCGCCGCGTACGACACCCTGGTCGGGCAGGTGGCGGTGGTCGACGACCCGGACCGCGGCCGGCTCACCGGCTGGTCGCACTCCCTGGGCGAGAGCACCCCGTCGCGGCCCACGTCCGTCGGCACGGCGTACGGGCTGCAGATCATGCTCGACCTGGGCATGACGGACGGCCGGCTGCGACCGGGCGACCTGGTCGACACGCTGTGGCGGCTGCGGCTGCCCGGCGGCGGCTGGTCGGCCCGGTCGCAGGGCGCCGAGGCCCGGCCCGAGGTGACGGCGCTGGTGCTGGGCGCGCTGGCCCGCGCCGGGGTGCCGGCGCAGCGGCTGGCCCGGGAGGTGGACCACTGCACGGCCGCGTTCACCCGTGAACGCGACCACGCGGGACGGGAGTCGACGCATGTGGTGACGACGGTGCTGCGCGGACTGCTGCGCGCCGCACCGCACGGCGCCGCCCTGCCCACGCTGCGCGAGGCCCTGGTCGACGGGGCGGTCAGTGATCCCGGCCGGGACCACCTGCGCTGCTGGGGCTACCGGCTCGACCCGCCGTACGGGCCGCCGTCCCCGCTGCACACGGCGCAGGCCGTGGTCGCCCTGGAGCGTGCCGCGCGGGTCCTGGGCGAGAGCGAGGCGGTGCGCGCCGCCCGCGAGGACGGCGTGCGCTGGCTGCTGTCCTGCCCCGACGCCCCGCACCACGCCTGCCTTGACCTGGAGAACCTGCGCGAGGAGGTGCGCCGGCCCCGCCCGGACGACCCGGCGCGCCACGAGGTGCTGAACGTACGGCACTTCACGGCGACCTGGATCGTGCGCGCCCTGCTGTCCCGGGGGGCGCTGGAGGTGGCCCGGCAGGACGGTCTGGAGGAGACCTGGCGGGACCTGCTGGACGGGGCGGTCGCCGCGGTGTGGGCGGGTCAGCGGGACGGCATCTGGTCCTGGGAGCGGGGCGACAGCACCGAGCTGCGGCACCCGATGTGGATGACGTACCAGGGGCTGGCGGCGCTGCGCGGGCACGCCGTGTGGACGTACCGGCCGGACGAGACGACGACCGCGTGA
- a CDS encoding PHP domain-containing protein, producing the protein MGHGHAHGHHHHHHGHDHQHETTAPLPAAFDTSVPDEALNPEQKSRRTLLRRAGLLGAGLAAGTVLPAGAGGAAPAHATPARGAGNGRGGKGFLWLAGDHHIHTQYSSDGKYRVVDQVRQGAKHGMDWLVITDHGSATHAKIGVEKVNPDIKEARAAYEDTLVFQGLEWNIPAAEHGTVFVHPGRNEVAVLKQFENDYDGSVKGASDSTPANEALAVAGLNFLAEQVRRRKVGDALMLANHPARRGVDSPHEIRAWRDATGTNPQIAVGFEGAPGHQAAGLPKPLGMGRARGIYDNNPSANSFPGYPLESYRTWGGFDWMTATVGGLWDSLLAEGRPWWITANSDSHQVYADTAARGTDGDFATDGRYSDPVYAGQIDVTQGDYWPGQYSRTHVGADGFSYAAVMDGIRAGRIWVDHGQLVSGLDVRVSGGSRWATLGGALHVKKGTRVTLTADIALAGGPNWAGFTPKLARVDVIQGDVTGPVADKDTFTAPTAKVTRSYEIDRTAGTVRVTFDLGRVDRPVYLRLRGTDGNRSAVGAMGARVDPAGPALDVVGDADPWRDLWFYTNPVWVLPS; encoded by the coding sequence ATGGGTCACGGGCACGCACACGGGCACCACCACCATCACCACGGACACGACCACCAGCACGAGACGACGGCGCCCCTGCCCGCCGCCTTCGACACCTCCGTGCCCGACGAGGCGCTGAACCCCGAGCAGAAGTCCCGCCGCACGCTGCTGCGCCGGGCCGGGCTGCTGGGTGCCGGACTGGCGGCCGGCACCGTGCTGCCCGCCGGCGCCGGCGGCGCCGCTCCCGCGCACGCCACCCCGGCGCGCGGCGCGGGCAACGGCCGCGGCGGCAAGGGCTTCCTGTGGCTCGCGGGCGACCACCACATCCACACCCAGTACAGCAGCGACGGCAAGTACCGCGTCGTCGACCAGGTCCGCCAGGGCGCCAAGCACGGCATGGACTGGCTGGTCATCACCGACCACGGCAGCGCCACCCACGCCAAGATCGGCGTCGAGAAGGTCAACCCGGACATCAAGGAGGCCCGGGCGGCCTACGAGGACACCCTCGTCTTCCAGGGCCTGGAGTGGAACATCCCGGCCGCCGAGCACGGCACCGTCTTCGTCCACCCGGGCCGCAACGAGGTCGCCGTCCTCAAGCAATTCGAGAACGACTACGACGGCAGCGTCAAGGGCGCCTCCGACTCCACCCCCGCCAACGAGGCGCTCGCCGTCGCCGGCCTCAACTTCCTCGCCGAGCAGGTCAGACGGCGCAAGGTCGGCGACGCCCTGATGCTCGCCAACCACCCGGCGCGGCGCGGCGTCGACTCCCCGCACGAGATCCGCGCCTGGCGCGACGCCACCGGCACCAACCCGCAGATCGCCGTCGGCTTCGAGGGCGCCCCCGGCCACCAGGCCGCCGGCCTGCCCAAGCCGCTGGGCATGGGCCGCGCCCGCGGCATCTACGACAACAACCCCAGCGCCAACTCCTTCCCCGGCTACCCGCTGGAGAGCTACCGCACCTGGGGCGGCTTCGACTGGATGACCGCCACCGTCGGCGGCCTGTGGGACAGCCTCCTCGCCGAGGGCCGCCCCTGGTGGATCACCGCCAACTCCGACTCCCACCAGGTCTACGCCGACACCGCCGCCCGCGGCACCGACGGCGACTTCGCCACCGACGGCCGCTACTCCGACCCCGTCTACGCCGGGCAGATCGACGTCACCCAGGGCGACTACTGGCCCGGCCAGTACAGCCGCACCCACGTCGGCGCCGACGGCTTCTCCTACGCCGCCGTCATGGACGGCATCCGCGCCGGCCGCATCTGGGTCGACCACGGCCAGCTCGTCAGCGGCCTCGACGTCCGGGTCTCCGGCGGCAGCCGCTGGGCCACGCTCGGCGGCGCCCTGCACGTGAAGAAGGGCACCAGGGTCACCCTCACCGCCGACATCGCCCTCGCCGGCGGCCCCAACTGGGCCGGGTTCACCCCGAAGCTCGCCCGCGTCGACGTCATCCAGGGCGATGTCACCGGCCCGGTCGCCGACAAGGACACGTTCACCGCGCCCACGGCCAAGGTCACCCGGTCGTACGAGATCGACCGGACGGCCGGCACCGTTCGCGTCACCTTCGACCTCGGCCGCGTCGACCGCCCGGTGTACCTCCGGCTGCGCGGCACCGACGGCAACCGGTCCGCCGTCGGCGCCATGGGCGCCCGGGTCGACCCGGCGGGCCCCGCCCTCGACGTCGTCGGCGACGCCGACCCCTGGCGCGACCTGTGGTTCTACACCAACCCGGTGTGGGTCCTGCCGTCGTGA
- a CDS encoding NUDIX hydrolase — MDMDIPGEKRLAAAVVMDDEGRVLLVRRSETERFLPRVWGVPCGKLEPGEDARDGALRELKEETGLLGEIVRKVGESSFVSDYRGQETKNWQENFLVRPLSRRVTLPCPDQTHAWLHPSELTGVDIDAYNLDIVRQALMRP; from the coding sequence ATGGACATGGACATCCCCGGCGAGAAGCGGCTGGCGGCCGCGGTCGTGATGGACGACGAGGGGCGGGTGCTCCTGGTGCGCCGCAGTGAGACGGAGAGATTCCTGCCCCGGGTGTGGGGCGTCCCGTGCGGCAAGCTCGAACCCGGCGAGGACGCCCGCGACGGCGCGCTGCGCGAGCTGAAGGAGGAGACCGGCCTGCTCGGCGAGATCGTGCGCAAGGTGGGCGAGTCGTCCTTCGTCAGCGACTACCGGGGGCAGGAGACCAAGAACTGGCAGGAGAACTTCCTGGTCCGCCCGCTGTCCCGGCGGGTCACCCTGCCCTGTCCGGACCAGACCCACGCCTGGCTGCATCCGTCCGAGCTGACCGGTGTCGACATCGACGCCTACAACCTGGACATCGTGCGGCAGGCCCTCATGCGCCCCTGA
- a CDS encoding TetR/AcrR family transcriptional regulator has product MPRAGLTADRLVAAAADLADEAGYENVTLSALARRFGVKDASLYAHVRGLPDLRTRLALLAGGEMTDRIAAAVAGLTGRDALAAFAGAYREYALAHPGRYAATQLRVDRALVTGSPAPRRTAEVTYGVLGAYGLEEPDLTDAVRLLRSTFHGYCALEAAGAFGAPREVEASWARTIDALHVALVHWPRTKA; this is encoded by the coding sequence ATACCCCGCGCCGGACTCACCGCCGACCGTCTCGTCGCGGCCGCCGCCGACCTCGCCGACGAGGCGGGCTACGAGAACGTCACCCTGTCCGCGCTGGCCCGGCGTTTCGGTGTGAAGGACGCCAGCCTGTACGCGCACGTGCGCGGGCTGCCCGATCTGCGCACCCGGCTGGCGCTGCTCGCGGGCGGCGAGATGACCGACCGGATCGCGGCGGCGGTCGCGGGGCTGACCGGCCGGGACGCGCTGGCCGCGTTCGCCGGCGCCTACCGGGAGTACGCCCTCGCCCACCCCGGCCGCTACGCCGCCACCCAGCTCCGCGTCGACCGGGCCCTGGTCACCGGCTCCCCCGCGCCGCGCCGCACCGCCGAGGTCACCTACGGCGTGCTCGGCGCCTACGGCCTGGAGGAACCCGACCTGACCGACGCCGTCCGCCTGCTGCGCAGCACCTTCCACGGCTACTGCGCGCTGGAGGCCGCCGGGGCCTTCGGCGCGCCCCGCGAGGTCGAGGCGTCCTGGGCCCGGACGATCGACGCCCTGCACGTCGCCCTGGTGCACTGGCCCCGGACGAAGGCGTGA